In Cystobacter ferrugineus, the DNA window CGTCTGCTGGGCTCCGGATGCACCGGGCACGACGAAGGACGCACTCGAGCAGCGGCTGCGCTCCCTCTGGGCCGGGTCCGCGCTCGGCGCCCGGATGCCCCTGCCCGGGACCTTCTCCCAGGGCCTACGCTCGCTGGAGGACCTCCCTCGCGAGCAAGAGCGGTTCGACGAGGTCTGGAGCCTTGGACCCACGCAAGGCCTCACCCTGGCCTGTGACGGCAGCCCACCGGCCTCGCCGCACCGGTTGCTCGTCCTGCTGCGTGGGCAGCCGGTGGGCGCCTTCAACCATGTCAGCACCCTCCACGTGGCCGGAAGCAAGACCGGGACGATCCGGGAGGAGCCCTTCGACGCGGGCTACCCGGCGAACACGCCAGACGAGGACGCCGAGCGTGCCGCGGAGCGGGAGGTGGTGGCGTGGTGCCGGGAGGCTGGCATTCCCTGTCGGATTTTCCGTCCCCCGGTGCCGCTCGGTGTCCCGCTCACCCGCCATGCCCCGGGTGGGCTCCAGGGTTTCCTCGTGGCGCTCTTGCGCTTCAAGGAACTCCTCGACGCCAAGTCGCCCGGCTACCTCCAGCAGCGCCCCCTCCGGCTCGTGGCCGCTCCAGGAGCCAGCCCGGGAGTCCTCGGGGTGAAGCAGACCCTGGAGTGGATGTGCCAGATCTCGCGCGACCCGGCCCTGGTGGATGGCTTCTTCCACCTCGTGAGCCCGGAGACGTGCTCGCCGGAGCAGTTCGGCCAGTTCCTCGGAGTGGTGACGGGGTTGACGCTCGAATGGGTGGACGGAGGCGTGGCGCTCGATCCGGTCGAGACCCTGTTGCGTGCCCGCACCGCGGCCTTCGAGCCCTACCTGACGCAGCCCAGACACTTCGATAGCACCCGCGCCCGTAGGGCCGCTCCTGGCTCCTGGACGGCGACGGACATCCAAGAAGGGTGGGAGTCCCTCCATTCGCAGTGGGTGGCGTCGAGGCGGGAAGCACATCACGAGACCGCGCGAGCGCTCGAGACGCTGGAGCGGCGCACACTCGATTCCAGGGACGGCGGGCCCATCGAGTACCAGAGCGCGGGAAGCGGCCCGGTGCTCGTCTGCATCAATGCCGCGAGCCAGGGTCTCACTGTCTGGGGCCGGTTCCTCGCGCACTTCCTGAAGAGCCACCGCGTCATCTACTGGAGCCCTCGCGGCGTGGAGGATCAGGTGGCCGTGCTCGAGCGCATTCTGGAGCAGGAGCGGGTGCGCGAATGCCGGCTCATCGCCTGGTGCAGTGGAGCCAGGCTCGGACTCGAATTGCTGAGCCGGGGAACCGCCGCCTCCGCGATGGTGCTGGTCACGGGCTCCTACTCACCCATCCCGGGGCTGGAGCGGCTGGAGACGGCGTTCCAGAAGACGCTCCAGCGCATGTGCCAACTGGTGAGCCAGCGGCCGGAGATGGCCTCGCTGGTCAGGACCTCCATGGTGTCCATGCTCGCCCAGGAGCAGACATCGCCCCCGGGCTCACCCCAGGGTGGACCCGAGAACGTCCTGGCCACCCCCAGCCAGGAACTCCGGCAGGCCATCGCCGAGCCGTTCAGCGATGTCCGGAGCATCCGGAACTACAGCCTCCAGGTGCTCGCGGAGGCGTCCCGCGACATCACCTCGCTGCTCGGGAAGGTGACGGCCCCGGTCCTGCTCATCAGCGGGGAGTTGGATCAGATCGTCTCGCCCGAGCTGTCCAGACTGGTGGCGGAGCGGCTCCCGGATGCCCACTCCGTGCAACTCCGGGGAGCCACCCACTACTGCCTCCACGAGAACGCCGAGCAGCTGATCGACCTCGTCGAGAGGTTCTTCGAATCACCGCGGAACCTCCGTCCCGCGGCGCGTCCCCACGAGCAATCCCTATACATATGAACCCGTATGGGGTTCACCCGTGTGGATGGCTCGCGGGAATTGGTTCACGCTGTCCATCCCTCACGGCATTCCATGACTGTCATTCCCTGACTCGTTTCCTGGCTGGCCTCCGCGGTGTGGCCCCAGGCCGCATCCACCAGGACTGGTATTCCTCATGGCTCCTACCTCCCCCACGCAACAGTCCTCCACTCTGGTCGAGCTCCTCGAGGAGCACGCGTCCCGGAATCCATCCCAGCACCTGTTCACCTTCCTGGAGGACACGGAGGGCGAGGAGAGCACCGTGACCTACGGGGAGCTGGACCGGCGCGCGCGGATGATCGCCGCTTCGCTCCAGGTGCTCGCCGCTCCCGGTGAGCGGGTCCTCCTGCTGTATCCCCCCGGGCTCGAGTACATCGCGGGATTCTTCGGCTGCCTCTATGCCGGCCTGGTCGCGGTACCCGCCTATCCGCCGGATCCCCTGCGCCTGGAGCGCACACTGCCCCGGCTCCGAGCGGTGATCCAGGACGCACAGGCCTCCGTGGTGCTCACCACCTCGTTCATCCAGTCGGTGGGCGAGAGCCTCTTCGAGCAGGCGCCGGACCTCGGGGCCCTGCGCTGGGTGGCCACCGACGGGCTGCCCGCGAGCGCCGCGGACACCTGGCTCCGGCCCCACGTGGAGCCAGAGACGCTCGCCTTCCTCCAGTACACCTCCGGCTCCACGGGAATGCCCAAGGGGGTCATGCTCACCCACGGCAACCTGATGCACAACCTCGGGCTGATCTCCCACGCCTTCCGGCTGCGGCCCGACAGCTCCAGCGTCCTCTGGCTGCCGCCGTACCACGACATGGGGCTCATCGGCGGCATCCTCTCGACCCTCTACACGGGCATGAGGACGACGCTCATGTCGCCACTGAGCTTCCTCAAGAATCCCTTCCGGTGGCTGGAAGCCCTCTCCCGCGCCAGGGCCACCGTCGGCGGCGGCCCCAACTTCGCCTTCGACCTCTGCGTCCGCAAGGTGACCGAGGAGCAACGCCAACTCCTGGACTTGAGCCACTGGGAGTTGGCCTTCTCGGGGGCCGAGCCGATCCGGCCGGAGACACTCGACCGGTTCACCCGCGCCTTCGCGCCCAGCGGCTTCCGCCGGGAGGCGTTCTATCCCTGCTACGGGCTGGCCGAGGCAACCCTCCTGGTCTCCGGCGGCGAGGTGTCCGACCCTCCCATCCTGTTCGCGTCGAGCGCGGCGGCCCTGGAGCGCAACCAGGTGGAGGAGGCCCGCTTTGGACAGCCGGACTCGCGGCTGCTGGTCGGGTGTGGCCGAACACCTCGGGAGCAGGAGATCCTCATCATGGATCCGGAGTCCCTGGCGCGCTGCCCCGCGGGCCGGGTGGGGGAGATCTGGGTCAGCGGCCCGAGCGTCGCACGGGGCTACTGGCGCAAGCCCGAGGAGACCCGGCGGATCTTCCAGGCGAGGCCCTCGGATGGGGGCGAGCGCGTCTATCTTCGGACGGGAGACCTGGGTTTCCTGAAGGACGGGGAGCTCTTCGTCACCGGCCGACAGAAGGACGTCGTCATCATCCGCGGGCGCAACCACTACCCGCAGGACCTGGAGCAGACGGCGGAGCAGAGCCACCCGACGCTGCGGCCGGGCTGCACGGCGGCGTTCTCGCTCGAGGTGGAGGGGGAAGAGCGGCTCGTGCTCGTCCAGGAGATCGACGTGCGCCGGGCCGGAGATCTGCGTCAACAACTCGAGGCCGGTGAGGCAGCGGCGGCGGCCATCCGCCAGCGTCTGGCCGAGGTGCATGAGGTGCAGCTCCATGCCCTGGCGCTGATCGAGCCGGGCAGCATCCCGAAGACCTCCAGTGGGAAGATCCAGCGAAGGGCGGCCCGGGACGCGTTCCGCGAGGGCGAGCTGCGCATCGTGCTCCAGTGGTGCGAGACGACCCGGCGCGAAGAGCGGCTCCCACCAGCCCCCGAGCCGGCACCGGTCATCCGGGACACGGTGGAGCCCGTGGGGCAAGGAACGGTGGAGGAGATCCAGACCTGGTTGGTGGCGTGTGTCGCCGAGCGGTTACGGGTTCCCGAGGCCTCGGTGGATCCATCTCGGCCCATCACCAGCTACGGCCTGGACTCGCTGGCCGCGGTGGAGCTGGCCCATATGTTCGAGAAGAAGCTGGGCGTCCCCGTCTCCATGGAGATCCTGCTGAGAGGCCCCAGCCTCACGGAGCTGGCACGGCAGATCCTCGCCCAGCGAACCGTGGCGGCCGGACAGCCCGGGCCCCAGCTCCAGCGTCTGCCGCGAAACGGTCCGCTGCCGCTGTCATTCGCGCAGCAGAGGCTGTGGTTCCTGGAGCAGATGGAGCCCGGCGGCGCCCGCTACAACCTCCCCGCGGCCCTGCGCATGGAAGGGCCTCTCGACGTGGCCGCCCTCGAGCACGGCTTCCTGCACCTGGTGCAGCGCCACGAATCCCTGCGCACCACCTTCCGCCTCGACTCCCACGGGCCCGTGCARCTCGTCTCYCCCCACTCCTCCTTCCAGCTCCACCAGGTGGACCTGAGCGCGCTCGCYCCTTCCGAGCGCCCAGCCGCAGTCCGCCGCCTCTCCTCCGACTACGCCCTGCGCCCCTTTCACCTCTCCGAAGGGCCTCTGCTCAGGGCCGCCCTGCTGCGCCTGGAGCACGACGTCCACRTCCTGCTGCTCACCCTGCACCACATCATCTCCGACGGCTGGTCCATGGGCGTGCTCCTGCGTGAGCTGTCCGCCCTCTACCAGGCCTTCCTCCAGGGTGCTCCTCCTCCCCTGGCCGAGCTGCCCCTGCAGTACGCCGACTTCGCCTCCTGGCAGCGCTCCTGCCTCCAGGGCGAGGCCYTCCTCTCCCACCTCTCCTGGTGGCGCTCCCACCTCGCCGACGCTCCCCCTTCCCTCTCCCTCCCCACCGACTTCCCCCGTCCCTCCCTCCTCTCCTCCCGCGGCGCCTCCGTCCCCGTCCTCCTCCCCGCCTCTCTCTCCCAGTCCCTCCTCTCCCTCTGCCACCAACAGGGCGTTACCCCCTTCATGGCCCTGCTCGCCGCCTTCCAGGTGCTCCTCTCCCGCTACTGCGGCCAGTACGACCTGTGCGTCGGCTTCCCCATCGCCCACCGCAACCACCCCTCYCTCGAAGGCCTCATCGGCTTCTTCGCCAACACCCTCGTCCTGCGCTCCCGCTTCTCCCCCTCCTCCTCCTTCCTCCACCTSCTCTCCCTCGTGCGGGAGTCCACCCTCTCCGCCTACGCCCACCAGGACGTCCCCTTCGACAAGCTCGTCGAGTCCCTCAACCCCCCTCGCGACCCCGGCCGCTCTCCCCTCTTCCAGGTCATGTTCTCCCTGCAGAACGCGCCGCTTCCCGAGTTGGCGCTCTCGGAACTCCGCCTGCGTCCCCTGGAGTCCTCCAGCCAGACAGCCAAGTTCGAGCTACTCCTGGATCTCACCGAGACGCCAGAGGGCTTCACGGGGAAACTGGAGTACAGCACCGACCTCTTCGCGGCGGACACGGTCTCGCGCATGGCCGAGCACTTCCTCCGGCTGCTCGAAGACGCCGTCGCCCATCCCGAGCGCCACATCGAGCAGCTGTGCGAGCCCATCGTCCTCGAGGCCGCCCTCCTCCAACCACGGACATCCCTCCAGGCCGGTGCCCATCTCCCCGCGCCCGAGCCGCACGTCCCCGACGACTCCCTCACGGACCTCCACCACTCGCTCACCACCATCTGGAAGGAGGTGCTCGCCGTCGAGCAGGTGGGCATCCACGACAACTTCTTCTCGCTGGGCGGCAACTCCATCTCCGCCATCATGGTGCTCGCCCGGCTCCAGGACATGGGGCTGAGCCTGAAGCCAGAGCAGATCCTCCAGAAGCCCACCATCGCCGAGCTGGTCCCGCTGGTGACGCGGGCGCGCGAGGTGGGAGAGCAGGGACGGGTAAGCGGCGAACTGCCGCTGACGCCCATCCAGAGGTGGTTCCTCGAAAGCTGGGAGCCCCAGGCCCATCACTTCAACCAGGCGGTGATGCTGGAAGTGCGCGAAGAGCTGAAGCCCGAACTCCTGGAGAAGGCACTGCGGGTACTGGTGGAGCACCACGACGCGCTGCGATTGCGCTTCACGCGGGACAATGCCGTCTGGCGGCAGGAGAACGCCGCGCCCACCGGGAAGAGCCCACTACGGACCGTGGACCTCTCCGGGCTCGAGCCCGGCGCGCGGGAGGAGGCCATGGCGAAGGTGGCGGAGGAAGCGCAGGGCGGCTTCGAGCTGGCCGAGGGTCACCTGCTGAAGGCGGCGCTCTTCCTCCGGGGACACGGGAGGACGGGAAGGCTGCTGCTGGTCATCCACCACCTGGGAGTGGACGGAGTCTCATGGCGGACGCTGCTCGAGGATCTGGAGAAGGTCTACGCGCAACTCGAGCGGGGCGAGGAGGCGGCACCGGGCGCGAAGACGACGTCCTTCAAGGCATGGGCGGAGCGGCTGGAGGCGTACGCGAAGACGCCAGAGGTGCAAGCACAGATCGGGTACTGGGAGGAGCAGGGACGAGAGCCCGTGGCCGGGCTGCCCGTGGACAAGGCCGGAGGCGCCAACACGGTGGAGTCCGAGGACCGGGTGACGGTGGGGTTGGAGGAGGAGGAGACGCGGACGCTGCTGCAGGAGGTGCCCGGAGCGTACGGGGTGCGGCTGGACGAGGTGCTCCTGGCCGCGCTGGTGGAGGCCCTGGGACGGTGGACGGGACAGACGCGTGTGCGGGTGGAGCTGGAGGGACACGGACGCGAGGCGCTCTTCGAAGAGGTGGACCTGTCGAGGACGGTCGGGTGGTTCACGGCGCTGTACCCGGTGGTGCTGGAGACCGGAAGGCAAAGCGATGGCGCCGGGGAGGGGCCGCGCGCGGTGAAGGAGCGGCTGAGGCGGGTGCCCATGAAGGGCCTGGGCTACGGGCTGCTGCGCTACTCGGGCGGTGACGAGGTGGTGCGACGGATGAAGGCGCTGCCCCGGGCCGAGGTGGTGTTCAACTATCTGGGACAGTTCGACACACCCCTCGCGAAGGAGCCGGTCTTCCGCCCGACCCGGGAAGAGACGGGCCCGATGCGAAGCACGCGGGGGACACGCCCGCACCTGCTGGAGGTGAACGGGCTCGTCTTCGAGCGGCGGTTGGAGCTGACGTGGAGCTACAGCCAGCACCTGCACGAGCGGGCCACCATCGAGCGGGTGGCACAGGACTTCGTGTCGTCGCTCCGGAGACTCATCGCGAACCGGAAACAGGAGCAGCATCTGTCGGCCCGCCTCGAGGAACTCGTCCACGACACCCTCCGGGAGCAACGGATGATGGGCATGGCGCTGCTCGTCGAGTTCGAAGGCGGCCGCCGCATCCAGGTGGCCGAAGGCACCTCGGCTCCATCGGGCACGCCCTACACCCCGACGACTCGCATCGGGGTCGGCAGCCTGACCAAGCTGTTCACCGCCGTCCTCATCCTGCAACTCGTCGAGGAGGACAGGGTGTCACTCGACAGCACGGTGGACACCTGGCTGCCCTGGCTCCCGAGAGGAGGAACCATCACCGTCAGGGCGCTCCTCGCCCACACCAGCGGCCTGCCCGACTATCTCCCCCGGCTGACAGAACGGGGCGGCCTCGACACGCCGTGGGCCCCCCGCGCACTCGTGGAGCTGGCCACGCACGAGCCGCCCGTCCCCCCTGGGCACTACTCGAACACCAACAGCATCGTGCTCGGACTCCTCATCGAGGCGCTCACCGGACGGACGTGGGAGGAGGAACTCTCGCAACGCATCCTCCAGCCCCTGGGGCTATCCCGGACGGGCCCGCTCACCCGGGTGGAGGGACTCGCCGGCGCCTGGATGCGGAGCACGGACGGATGGGAGGATCTCCGCCACGCGTGGCATCCCTCCATCGGATGGGCCGCGGGCGGCATGGGCTCCACGGCCGAGGAACTCGCCGTGTTCGGACGCGCCCTGTTCAGCAGCTCGCTGTTCAAGCACCCGGCCACCCTGGAGGCGATGCGCACGTACGCCGTGCGCGGCAACCCGGAGCGGACCGGCGGCATCGAGCACGCACAGGGCCTGGGCCTCCATCTCTTCCACGTCCAGGGGCTCGACGTGGAAGGCCATCTGGGAACGCGTCCCGGGTACTCGGCGGTCCTCTTGTATGACGCCAGAACCCGCGCCCTCGTCGTGGCCACCGCCAACACCCACGGAGCCCTGACGGCGTTCGCAGGTGTCCGTGCGCTCGCCACCGTACGTCGCGCCGCGCCCTAGCTGTCCCGCCAGCAAAGGCTCATCAGGGGCTCGGGGGCGTTCGAGCGCTGGGGGGCGGTATTGGCTGTCATTATGAGAGGGGCAAGCATTGAAATCATCCAGAGAGCACCTGATTGCGGACGAAATCATCCAGCGGATGAACTCCAGGCTGGTGCGTTCCTATGCGCGAGATCTGGAAGGCATCATCCAGTTCGAGTTCATGGACGAGCACTCGTTCGGATTCTACCTCATGACGAGCGAGGGGACCTTCGAAGTCAAACGAGGTCGGCATGCCCAGCCCCACCTTCGGATAACCCTGGCGGCAACGGACTATCAGGAAATCCTGTCAGGCCATGTGACGCAGCTCTATGCCAGTGGTCGGCTGAAGCTCGAGGGCAATCTGGGGTTGGGGCTCAGCCTGGCGAGGATGTTGTCCGCTCGGGCCGCGACGGACTGGTTCCCCGACCGTCAACGAATCGAGGAGATCTCGGCCAGAAGCGCCCCTCTCGAGCGGATCGAGCGGCGCGACATGCCTCCGCTGGAGGTCTTCCTGCGCGAGTATGCCCGGGCTTGCCGTCCCGTGATTCTCGTGGACGTGGTGAGGACCTGGGATGTCGGGGCCCTCTCACCCGAGCAGCTCAAGGCCCGGTTCGGCGCGCTTCGGGTCGTCCCCAGGATCGGAGACTACGTGGCGGCGGCATTCACGTCTCATCACACCTATGCACAGCTCTCCCTGGCCGAGTACCTGGACATGATCCAGGCGCCCCGGGTCGGAGACGCGCCGCCTCCGTATCTGGGCAACAACGCCGTGCCGGACGGACTGCTGGGCTCCATTCAGTATCCACCGTTCTTCGTCCCCGAGACGTGCGGCCGGCCCAACATGTGGCTGGGGCCAGCGGGAACGATCACCCCACTCCACCGGGATCTCGTGGACAACGCACTGGCGCAGGTTTTCGGGCGTAAGCAGTTGCTCCTCTATCCGCCCGAGCAGTCACGCTTCCTCTACACCTGGAGCAACTCCAAACTGCTGGACGGAGCGAAGGTGGATCCGGACCACCCGGACCCGCGGCAGTACCCGTTGTTCGAGCAGGCCCGGGGACTCGAGTGCACGCTGGAGCCGGGCGAGCTGCTCTTCATTCCCGCAGGCTGGTTTCACAAGGTGCGCTCTCTTTCCCTCTCGCTCTCCATCTCATTCTTCAAGCTGTATGAGCCGCCGACCTCGATGATTTGAGCGTGGCTACGGAGGCCCACAGAATTCTTCATTCTTCCCGAGAGTGAATGGGCCTGCTCCGTTTTAGTGGCTCTCCCGCACTTTATGTGCTTCACCCGCTGCGGGCAGGCGAGCTTCTCTCGTGCGGCCAGTCGAATGCGCGTGGGATGCACACAAACCGCAGGAGAGCCACGTAACCGGATCAAGCTCACTACACCACGGGCTTCCTTTTGAGACGCGACAGGTGCTCCTCGCCACTCTCCACGAAGCGCCGTGCCAGCTCGGCCTGACCCTCCGCGCCGTGCTCCAGCAGGTACGCCAGCTCCGAGGGCAGCAACGCCTTGACGGTGACGAGCTTCACCTCCCCATACGGTGTGGAGAAGTGACTTGGCAGCGTGCTCGACTCCACGCCCAGCAGCACGGCCACCCTGCCCTCCTGGGTAACGAGGGATTTGGGCAGGCCCTTTCCGGACACCTCCATGGAGAAGAGGCCCACCTTCACGCTCTCGCGCACCTGCTCGTGCTCCGCGACTTCATCCGCCACACGGTCCAGCAGCATCAGGGGCCACCCCTTCGAGATGTCCTTCACGGCCGCGTCCACCTCCAAGGCAAGCTCCAGACCGAAGCCCACGGAGGGTTCCAAGCGTTCGATGAAGGGGTCCGAGAGCCCGTGCGTGACAAGCAGCGTGCGCCCTTCCTCACGACGGATGACGCGCCAGAGCTGCCGCTGGCCCGGCCATGAGCCACTCATGGCGATGGGCATGAAAACCTCCTTGTCCAGCGAGCCCAGGGTGCGCCAGGCCGTTTCACGAGCGGTGTCCGCGGTCTCGAACAGCTCGCGGCTCTTCCGGGTCCGTTCGTGCTCCTCCGGGGTGTTGACAGCTGGGCCAGTGACCTCCGTGAACCGGGTGCCCATGGCGCCCATG includes these proteins:
- a CDS encoding cupin-like domain-containing protein; its protein translation is MKSSREHLIADEIIQRMNSRLVRSYARDLEGIIQFEFMDEHSFGFYLMTSEGTFEVKRGRHAQPHLRITLAATDYQEILSGHVTQLYASGRLKLEGNLGLGLSLARMLSARAATDWFPDRQRIEEISARSAPLERIERRDMPPLEVFLREYARACRPVILVDVVRTWDVGALSPEQLKARFGALRVVPRIGDYVAAAFTSHHTYAQLSLAEYLDMIQAPRVGDAPPPYLGNNAVPDGLLGSIQYPPFFVPETCGRPNMWLGPAGTITPLHRDLVDNALAQVFGRKQLLLYPPEQSRFLYTWSNSKLLDGAKVDPDHPDPRQYPLFEQARGLECTLEPGELLFIPAGWFHKVRSLSLSLSISFFKLYEPPTSMI
- a CDS encoding imm11 family protein, which produces MSKRYFRLNDDVYIPGRWDLDTPVDAQGRKLDDWLFRAGKPVSVEGRLRIPLGAGDGTVLDFTEAGIGVPLVSARAASIFAEMAPSDLQLIPVEVEAHAEQFYILVCTRLVKCIDDEKSGEVRYWKPEDDRPEMTGTYRAVHAMRIDPTKVGDAQVFRTWGYEGVLIVSEDIKQALERMGAMGTRFTEVTGPAVNTPEEHERTRKSRELFETADTARETAWRTLGSLDKEVFMPIAMSGSWPGQRQLWRVIRREEGRTLLVTHGLSDPFIERLEPSVGFGLELALEVDAAVKDISKGWPLMLLDRVADEVAEHEQVRESVKVGLFSMEVSGKGLPKSLVTQEGRVAVLLGVESSTLPSHFSTPYGEVKLVTVKALLPSELAYLLEHGAEGQAELARRFVESGEEHLSRLKRKPVV
- a CDS encoding alpha/beta fold hydrolase, giving the protein MPRTILVADVDKPLGGLLAAWLLATSRDTVVCWAPDAPGTTKDALEQRLRSLWAGSALGARMPLPGTFSQGLRSLEDLPREQERFDEVWSLGPTQGLTLACDGSPPASPHRLLVLLRGQPVGAFNHVSTLHVAGSKTGTIREEPFDAGYPANTPDEDAERAAEREVVAWCREAGIPCRIFRPPVPLGVPLTRHAPGGLQGFLVALLRFKELLDAKSPGYLQQRPLRLVAAPGASPGVLGVKQTLEWMCQISRDPALVDGFFHLVSPETCSPEQFGQFLGVVTGLTLEWVDGGVALDPVETLLRARTAAFEPYLTQPRHFDSTRARRAAPGSWTATDIQEGWESLHSQWVASRREAHHETARALETLERRTLDSRDGGPIEYQSAGSGPVLVCINAASQGLTVWGRFLAHFLKSHRVIYWSPRGVEDQVAVLERILEQERVRECRLIAWCSGARLGLELLSRGTAASAMVLVTGSYSPIPGLERLETAFQKTLQRMCQLVSQRPEMASLVRTSMVSMLAQEQTSPPGSPQGGPENVLATPSQELRQAIAEPFSDVRSIRNYSLQVLAEASRDITSLLGKVTAPVLLISGELDQIVSPELSRLVAERLPDAHSVQLRGATHYCLHENAEQLIDLVERFFESPRNLRPAARPHEQSLYI
- a CDS encoding condensation domain-containing protein, translating into MAPTSPTQQSSTLVELLEEHASRNPSQHLFTFLEDTEGEESTVTYGELDRRARMIAASLQVLAAPGERVLLLYPPGLEYIAGFFGCLYAGLVAVPAYPPDPLRLERTLPRLRAVIQDAQASVVLTTSFIQSVGESLFEQAPDLGALRWVATDGLPASAADTWLRPHVEPETLAFLQYTSGSTGMPKGVMLTHGNLMHNLGLISHAFRLRPDSSSVLWLPPYHDMGLIGGILSTLYTGMRTTLMSPLSFLKNPFRWLEALSRARATVGGGPNFAFDLCVRKVTEEQRQLLDLSHWELAFSGAEPIRPETLDRFTRAFAPSGFRREAFYPCYGLAEATLLVSGGEVSDPPILFASSAAALERNQVEEARFGQPDSRLLVGCGRTPREQEILIMDPESLARCPAGRVGEIWVSGPSVARGYWRKPEETRRIFQARPSDGGERVYLRTGDLGFLKDGELFVTGRQKDVVIIRGRNHYPQDLEQTAEQSHPTLRPGCTAAFSLEVEGEERLVLVQEIDVRRAGDLRQQLEAGEAAAAAIRQRLAEVHEVQLHALALIEPGSIPKTSSGKIQRRAARDAFREGELRIVLQWCETTRREERLPPAPEPAPVIRDTVEPVGQGTVEEIQTWLVACVAERLRVPEASVDPSRPITSYGLDSLAAVELAHMFEKKLGVPVSMEILLRGPSLTELARQILAQRTVAAGQPGPQLQRLPRNGPLPLSFAQQRLWFLEQMEPGGARYNLPAALRMEGPLDVAALEHGFLHLVQRHESLRTTFRLDSHGPVQLVSPHSSFQLHQVDLSALAPSERPAAVRRLSSDYALRPFHLSEGPLLRAALLRLEHDVHXLLLTLHHIISDGWSMGVLLRELSALYQAFLQGAPPPLAELPLQYADFASWQRSCLQGEAXLSHLSWWRSHLADAPPSLSLPTDFPRPSLLSSRGASVPVLLPASLSQSLLSLCHQQGVTPFMALLAAFQVLLSRYCGQYDLCVGFPIAHRNHPSLEGLIGFFANTLVLRSRFSPSSSFLHLLSLVRESTLSAYAHQDVPFDKLVESLNPPRDPGRSPLFQVMFSLQNAPLPELALSELRLRPLESSSQTAKFELLLDLTETPEGFTGKLEYSTDLFAADTVSRMAEHFLRLLEDAVAHPERHIEQLCEPIVLEAALLQPRTSLQAGAHLPAPEPHVPDDSLTDLHHSLTTIWKEVLAVEQVGIHDNFFSLGGNSISAIMVLARLQDMGLSLKPEQILQKPTIAELVPLVTRAREVGEQGRVSGELPLTPIQRWFLESWEPQAHHFNQAVMLEVREELKPELLEKALRVLVEHHDALRLRFTRDNAVWRQENAAPTGKSPLRTVDLSGLEPGAREEAMAKVAEEAQGGFELAEGHLLKAALFLRGHGRTGRLLLVIHHLGVDGVSWRTLLEDLEKVYAQLERGEEAAPGAKTTSFKAWAERLEAYAKTPEVQAQIGYWEEQGREPVAGLPVDKAGGANTVESEDRVTVGLEEEETRTLLQEVPGAYGVRLDEVLLAALVEALGRWTGQTRVRVELEGHGREALFEEVDLSRTVGWFTALYPVVLETGRQSDGAGEGPRAVKERLRRVPMKGLGYGLLRYSGGDEVVRRMKALPRAEVVFNYLGQFDTPLAKEPVFRPTREETGPMRSTRGTRPHLLEVNGLVFERRLELTWSYSQHLHERATIERVAQDFVSSLRRLIANRKQEQHLSARLEELVHDTLREQRMMGMALLVEFEGGRRIQVAEGTSAPSGTPYTPTTRIGVGSLTKLFTAVLILQLVEEDRVSLDSTVDTWLPWLPRGGTITVRALLAHTSGLPDYLPRLTERGGLDTPWAPRALVELATHEPPVPPGHYSNTNSIVLGLLIEALTGRTWEEELSQRILQPLGLSRTGPLTRVEGLAGAWMRSTDGWEDLRHAWHPSIGWAAGGMGSTAEELAVFGRALFSSSLFKHPATLEAMRTYAVRGNPERTGGIEHAQGLGLHLFHVQGLDVEGHLGTRPGYSAVLLYDARTRALVVATANTHGALTAFAGVRALATVRRAAP